In a genomic window of Flavobacterium lipolyticum:
- the trpC gene encoding indole-3-glycerol phosphate synthase TrpC, which yields MNILDKIIVDKKREVVLKKSIIPVSQLEASVFFGRETISLSQKLKTSSTGIIAEHKRRSPSKSVINHSFTVEEVVKGYENAGACGISVLTDGKYFGGSLDDLLLARASVNIPLLRKEFIVDEYQILEAKAYGADLILLIAAVLTREEIKSLSEFAKQLGLEVLLEVHNQEELEKSIMPSLDMIGVNNRNLKTFEVSLDFSKQLAAQIPNDFVKVSESGISSIEAISELRPYGYSGFLIGENFMKTDNAGQAATEFIRQL from the coding sequence ATGAACATTTTAGATAAAATAATTGTAGATAAAAAACGAGAAGTCGTTCTGAAAAAATCAATCATTCCCGTTTCACAATTGGAAGCTTCTGTATTTTTTGGAAGAGAAACGATTTCTTTAAGTCAAAAACTGAAGACAAGTTCGACAGGAATAATTGCAGAGCACAAACGCCGTTCTCCGTCTAAATCTGTAATCAATCATAGCTTCACAGTAGAAGAAGTTGTTAAAGGATATGAGAATGCAGGCGCCTGTGGAATTTCAGTTTTAACTGATGGAAAATACTTTGGCGGTTCATTAGACGATTTACTTCTGGCAAGAGCAAGTGTAAATATTCCGCTTTTGCGAAAAGAATTTATCGTCGATGAATATCAGATTTTAGAAGCCAAAGCATACGGAGCCGATTTAATTTTACTGATTGCAGCCGTTTTAACCCGCGAAGAAATCAAATCCTTATCGGAATTTGCCAAACAATTAGGGTTAGAAGTTTTACTGGAAGTACACAATCAGGAAGAATTAGAGAAATCTATAATGCCGAGTTTAGATATGATTGGCGTGAACAACAGAAATCTGAAAACCTTTGAAGTAAGTCTGGATTTCAGCAAACAACTGGCCGCTCAAATCCCAAATGATTTTGTAAAAGTTTCAGAAAGCGGAATTTCATCTATTGAAGCCATTTCGGAATTAAGACCCTATGGTTACAGTGGTTTCCTAATCGGAGAAAACTTTATGAAAACAGATAATGCCGGTCAGGCAGCAACTGAATTTATTAGACAGCTGTAG